The genomic stretch ATAAGTCAACTTTAAAAAATCTtaacaatttttatataattttttttttttttattacatatttttaaatttttgaaGTGATGGTTTGTTTGGATCAAAGAAATAAGATATTTCTTCATCTGTTAAAgatttctttttctcttGATGCTTTAATACCAATTCTGTTAAAACATctatcaatattttttttatttcaccACTTAACATttctccttttttatatttttctcctatttcatttaatttattgtCATCTTCTAAAAGATATCTTAAATATTGATAAGATATATCTTTATCTAGATTTCCACCTTTTTCCCTATGTTCTTGTATAGTGGTTCCCCCTCCACTAAAAGCATATTtgttgattttatttttgatttgTTCTGGTGTGTCTGTTAAGAAGATAAcactattattatgatcaaaCGTACTATTACTTTTACCATTAtcatctttcttttttttggtacTACTCATTTTAGAATTGACTCCTTGTAAACCTGGCATAAAAACCGAATGAACAACCACAGGCTTGTGCAAAGCCATTTTTACTGCAATATCTCGACTTAATCTAAAATATGGATCTTGATCAATACCTTGAGGGACTAAGCAGGGAATATTTTTTCCTAAAAAGTTCGGAAAGCATTGAGAAAAACATGGAGCTATTTGAAAGGATGGATAAGATATCTTTCCTATATTATCACTATGATTAAAACCAAAAACGTTCATACTTTGATTTAAGGttgtttttttatgtatagaCAAAACGGTTGGATATAAATATCCAGCATATTctgtatttttaaaaataaatgttaaTTCAGGATTCAAACCTACAGATATAATATCTTTTACATTTTCATTAGttaatgtattaatatattctagtgaataattttgattaaataaatatttttcatcatctGATAATTGTATAACTAATGGAACATTAAAAGCTTCTTGTAgatatttacaaaaataaaatggtaTTAAATGACCTAAATGCATAGATAAGGAGGATGGTCCTCTACccgtatatatatagaaacatTTATGttgttcataataatttaacaAGAAATCTAAATCTCTATGACTAAAAAATATTCCTCTTCTTATAAAATGGTGAGCTTTActatttgttaatttttcaattcttttaatatgaTTTTCTGTAATTTTGGAACAACCaaattcttttattaatttattataattaattccttcttcattgtttatatttacatcCCAAGGAGTAACATCTTTAGAACGTTCATAATCAATATTTTCAATTCCTGAAGGTGGAAGTACTTTGTTTTTTGGTAATATATCTTCTGCatttaaatatgtacattcttcattcatattatctaataatttcttatcattttcattacatattatttttataataggAGATAAAAGAAATTCATATAATCCTTTCTCATTTTTATACATAGTACTTAATTCTTCAAAAGTATATTTCGGGCTAACAGCAAAATGTACTTCTAAAGATTCTTTATTAGTTGAATACTTAAATTGATTAATTGTTATTTCTTTAATTAATCctgtattttttaaaactctatttttattacaattaATATTCCACTcttctaatattattaaatttatttcattaatcTCTTTTGACAATCCATAATTATCATAGATGCAGTCTCCGTAAATTTTCTCAGCAAAAGAAcgattcatattataattataaaaagggACGCATTCTTGaagtttatttttaattagtTTCTTTATGTCGTCATACTGATGAATTGTGGGTTCTGACAAAATCGATTTTACTGTGATAACACCAACATTGTTTGCCTTAAaagtggaaaaaaaaaaa from Plasmodium falciparum 3D7 genome assembly, chromosome: 13 encodes the following:
- a CDS encoding tryptophan--tRNA ligase encodes the protein MDKLKTIYLDSALSIIKGALCIILQIPTSRTTESVKKKANNVGVITVKSILSEPTIHQYDDIKKLIKNKLQECVPFYNYNMNRSFAEKIYGDCIYDNYGLSKEINEINLIILEEWNINCNKNRVLKNTGLIKEITINQFKYSTNKESLEVHFAVSPKYTFEELSTMYKNEKGLYEFLLSPIIKIICNENDKKLLDNMNEECTYLNAEDILPKNKVLPPSGIENIDYERSKDVTPWDVNINNEEGINYNKLIKEFGCSKITENHIKRIEKLTNSKAHHFIRRGIFFSHRDLDFLLNYYEQHKCFYIYTGRGPSSLSMHLGHLIPFYFCKYLQEAFNVPLVIQLSDDEKYLFNQNYSLEYINTLTNENVKDIISVGLNPELTFIFKNTEYAGYLYPTVLSIHKKTTLNQSMNVFGFNHSDNIGKISYPSFQIAPCFSQCFPNFLGKNIPCLVPQGIDQDPYFRLSRDIAVKMALHKPVVVHSVFMPGLQGVNSKMSSTKKKKDDNGKSNSTFDHNNSVIFLTDTPEQIKNKINKYAFSGGGTTIQEHREKGGNLDKDISYQYLRYLLEDDNKLNEIGEKYKKGEMLSGEIKKILIDVLTELVLKHQEKKKSLTDEEISYFFDPNKPSLQKFKNM